Proteins encoded within one genomic window of Macaca fascicularis isolate 582-1 chromosome 16, T2T-MFA8v1.1:
- the ZNF286A gene encoding zinc finger protein 286A isoform X1 produces MRDSELAKEVRTLCEARDGRAQEGSRKWDPEARGSSNSSGQGDLNWAEEQNLQNKEEVMIMETDLTEMPEKRALSSQDSPHFQEKSTEEGEVAALCLTARSQETVTFKDVAMDFTPEEWGKLDPAQRDVMLENYRNLVSLWLPVSKPENYNLENGKEPLKLERKTPKSSYSDVETRPQSKDSTSVQDFSKAESCKVALIDRLTRNSVYDSNLEAALECENWLENQPGNQERHLREMFTHMNSLSEETDHEHDVCWKSFNQKSVLITEDRVPKGSYAFHTLEKRLKQKSNLMKKQKTYKEKKPHKCNDCGELFTYHSVLIRHQRVHTGEKPYTCNECGKSFSHRANLTKHQRTHTRILFECSECKKTFTESSSLATHQRIHVGERPYECNECGKGFNRSTHLVQHQLIHTGVKPYECNECDKAFIHSSALIKHQRTHTGEKPYKCQECGKAFSHCSSLTKHQRVHTGEKPYECSECGKTFSQSTHLVQHQRIHTGEKPYECNECGKTFSRSSNFAKHQRIHIGKKPYKCSECGKAFIHSSALIQHQRTHTGEKPFRCNECGKSFKCSSSLIRHQRVHTEEQP; encoded by the exons ATGCGCGACTCCGAGCTGGCCAAAGAAGTTCGTACCCTTTGTGAGGCCCGGGATGGGAG AGcccaggagggaagcaggaaGTGGGACCCCGAGGCCCGGGGGTCTTCTAACTCGTCTGGCCAGGGAGATCTGAATTGGGCTGAAGAGCAGAATCTCCAGAACAAGGAGGAGGTGATGATCATGGAGACAGATTTGACTGAAATGCCTGAGAAAAGAG CTCTGTCTTCCCAGGACTCTCCCCATTTCCAAGAGAAGAGCACAGAAGAGGGAGAAGTGGCTGCTCTGTGCCTCACGGCCAGATCCCAG GAAACAGTGACATTCAAGGATGTGGCCATGGACTTTACGCCAGAGGAGTGGGGGAAGCTGGATCCTGCACAAAGGgatgtgatgctggagaactaTAGGAACCTGGTCTCACTTT ggCTTCCAGTTTCCAAACCTGAGAACTACAACTTGGAGAATGGAAAAGAACCATTGAAGCTTGAGAGAAAAACCCCCAAAAGCAGCTATTCAG ACGTGGAGACTAGACCACAGAGCAAGGATTCAACTTCAGTGCAAGATTTTTCCAAAGCAGAATCATGCAAAGTTGCACTAATAGACAGACTGACACGGAATAGTGTCTATGACTCCAACTTAGAAGCAGCTCTTGAATGTGAAAATTGGTTAGAGAATCAGCCAGGAAATCAGGAGAGACATTTGAGAGAAATGTTCACTCACATGAATTCACTCTCTGAGGAAACAGACCATGAGCATGATGTATGCTGGAAAAGCTTCAATCAGAAATCTGTCCTTATCACTGAAGACAGAGTTCCCAAAGGATCTTATGCCTTTCATACACTTGAAAAAAGgttgaaacaaaaatcaaacttaatgaaaaagcagaaaacttataaagagaaaaaacctCATAAGTGTAATGATTGTGGTGAACTCTTCACCTACCATTCAGTGCTTATTCGACACCAGAGAgtccatactggagagaaaccctatacctgcaatgaatgtgggaaatCTTTTAGCCACAGAGCTAATTTAACTAAACACCAGAGAACTCATACTAGAATTCTCTTTGAATGCAGTGAATGCAAGAAAACCTTCACAGAAAGCTCATCCCTTGCAACACATCAGAGAATTCACGTTGGAGAGAGACCTTATGAatgcaatgaatgtgggaaagGTTTTAATCGAAGTACACATCTTGTGCAGCATCAGTTGATTCATACTGGAGTGAAGCCTTATGAATGTAACGAATGTGATAaagcttttattcattcatcagcaCTCATTAAACATCAAagaactcatactggagagaaaccttataaatgtcaagaatgtgggaaagcctttagcCATTGCTCATCCCTAACTAAGCATCAGAgagttcatactggagaaaagccatatgaatgcagtgaatgtggaaaaaCTTTTAGTCAGAGCACACATCTTGTtcaacatcagagaattcatactggagagaaaccctatgagtgtaatgaatgtgggaaaaccTTCAGCCGGAGCTCCAATTTTGCTAAACATCAAAGAATTCATATTGGAAAGAAACCGTACAAATGTAGTGAGTGTGGAAaagccttcattcattcatcagctCTTATTCAACATCAGAGAACTCATACCGGAGAGAAACCCTTTAGATGTAATGAGTGTGGGAAAAGCTTTAAGTGCAGTTCATCTCTCATCAGACATCAAAGAGTTCACACTGAAGAGCAACCCTGA
- the ZNF286A gene encoding zinc finger protein 286A isoform X2, translating into MIMETDLTEMPEKRALSSQDSPHFQEKSTEEGEVAALCLTARSQETVTFKDVAMDFTPEEWGKLDPAQRDVMLENYRNLVSLWLPVSKPENYNLENGKEPLKLERKTPKSSYSDVETRPQSKDSTSVQDFSKAESCKVALIDRLTRNSVYDSNLEAALECENWLENQPGNQERHLREMFTHMNSLSEETDHEHDVCWKSFNQKSVLITEDRVPKGSYAFHTLEKRLKQKSNLMKKQKTYKEKKPHKCNDCGELFTYHSVLIRHQRVHTGEKPYTCNECGKSFSHRANLTKHQRTHTRILFECSECKKTFTESSSLATHQRIHVGERPYECNECGKGFNRSTHLVQHQLIHTGVKPYECNECDKAFIHSSALIKHQRTHTGEKPYKCQECGKAFSHCSSLTKHQRVHTGEKPYECSECGKTFSQSTHLVQHQRIHTGEKPYECNECGKTFSRSSNFAKHQRIHIGKKPYKCSECGKAFIHSSALIQHQRTHTGEKPFRCNECGKSFKCSSSLIRHQRVHTEEQP; encoded by the exons ATGATCATGGAGACAGATTTGACTGAAATGCCTGAGAAAAGAG CTCTGTCTTCCCAGGACTCTCCCCATTTCCAAGAGAAGAGCACAGAAGAGGGAGAAGTGGCTGCTCTGTGCCTCACGGCCAGATCCCAG GAAACAGTGACATTCAAGGATGTGGCCATGGACTTTACGCCAGAGGAGTGGGGGAAGCTGGATCCTGCACAAAGGgatgtgatgctggagaactaTAGGAACCTGGTCTCACTTT ggCTTCCAGTTTCCAAACCTGAGAACTACAACTTGGAGAATGGAAAAGAACCATTGAAGCTTGAGAGAAAAACCCCCAAAAGCAGCTATTCAG ACGTGGAGACTAGACCACAGAGCAAGGATTCAACTTCAGTGCAAGATTTTTCCAAAGCAGAATCATGCAAAGTTGCACTAATAGACAGACTGACACGGAATAGTGTCTATGACTCCAACTTAGAAGCAGCTCTTGAATGTGAAAATTGGTTAGAGAATCAGCCAGGAAATCAGGAGAGACATTTGAGAGAAATGTTCACTCACATGAATTCACTCTCTGAGGAAACAGACCATGAGCATGATGTATGCTGGAAAAGCTTCAATCAGAAATCTGTCCTTATCACTGAAGACAGAGTTCCCAAAGGATCTTATGCCTTTCATACACTTGAAAAAAGgttgaaacaaaaatcaaacttaatgaaaaagcagaaaacttataaagagaaaaaacctCATAAGTGTAATGATTGTGGTGAACTCTTCACCTACCATTCAGTGCTTATTCGACACCAGAGAgtccatactggagagaaaccctatacctgcaatgaatgtgggaaatCTTTTAGCCACAGAGCTAATTTAACTAAACACCAGAGAACTCATACTAGAATTCTCTTTGAATGCAGTGAATGCAAGAAAACCTTCACAGAAAGCTCATCCCTTGCAACACATCAGAGAATTCACGTTGGAGAGAGACCTTATGAatgcaatgaatgtgggaaagGTTTTAATCGAAGTACACATCTTGTGCAGCATCAGTTGATTCATACTGGAGTGAAGCCTTATGAATGTAACGAATGTGATAaagcttttattcattcatcagcaCTCATTAAACATCAAagaactcatactggagagaaaccttataaatgtcaagaatgtgggaaagcctttagcCATTGCTCATCCCTAACTAAGCATCAGAgagttcatactggagaaaagccatatgaatgcagtgaatgtggaaaaaCTTTTAGTCAGAGCACACATCTTGTtcaacatcagagaattcatactggagagaaaccctatgagtgtaatgaatgtgggaaaaccTTCAGCCGGAGCTCCAATTTTGCTAAACATCAAAGAATTCATATTGGAAAGAAACCGTACAAATGTAGTGAGTGTGGAAaagccttcattcattcatcagctCTTATTCAACATCAGAGAACTCATACCGGAGAGAAACCCTTTAGATGTAATGAGTGTGGGAAAAGCTTTAAGTGCAGTTCATCTCTCATCAGACATCAAAGAGTTCACACTGAAGAGCAACCCTGA